One segment of Cohaesibacter intestini DNA contains the following:
- a CDS encoding response regulator transcription factor → MRILVIEDNTALSQGLVKILAGHGYAVDCVHSGSDADAVLTAQSYDLALLDLNLPEMDGFEVLKTMRARKNDTPVLILTARDGLEDRIRGLDLGADDYLTKPFEISELEARIRALLRRRSGAMAAKLDFGSISLDMTSRTLFADGSPIEIPAREFNVLEALMLANGRVLSKTQILESLSSFKDELSENAVEQYISRLRKRLAPQGVKINTARGLGYYLKQQDGQA, encoded by the coding sequence ATGCGCATTTTGGTTATCGAAGACAACACAGCCCTGTCTCAGGGTCTGGTCAAGATCCTTGCAGGCCATGGCTATGCCGTTGATTGCGTTCACAGTGGCAGCGATGCCGATGCCGTACTGACCGCCCAGAGCTATGATCTGGCGCTGCTTGACCTCAACCTGCCGGAGATGGACGGGTTTGAAGTGCTCAAAACCATGCGGGCCCGGAAAAATGACACGCCAGTGCTGATCCTCACGGCGCGTGACGGCCTTGAAGATCGTATCCGGGGGCTTGATCTGGGGGCAGATGACTATCTCACCAAACCGTTCGAAATCTCCGAGCTTGAAGCCCGCATCCGGGCGCTGCTCAGGCGACGCTCGGGGGCCATGGCGGCCAAGCTGGATTTCGGCTCGATCAGCCTCGACATGACAAGCCGAACTCTGTTTGCCGATGGCTCGCCAATCGAGATTCCGGCACGGGAGTTCAACGTTCTGGAAGCGCTGATGCTGGCCAATGGGCGAGTTTTGTCCAAAACCCAGATTCTGGAATCCCTTTCGAGCTTCAAGGATGAGTTGAGCGAAAATGCCGTGGAGCAATATATATCCCGCCTGCGCAAGCGGCTTGCGCCGCAAGGGGTGAAAATCAACACGGCCCGCGGTTTGGGCTATTATCTCAAACAACAGGATGGCCAAGCATGA
- a CDS encoding imelysin family protein encodes MLKYCLALFALLMGASPTFAATPTEEVDLEAIVQAHIIPRYETLLERAEALEQTAKNACGTNQEQVRDAYHTAFDAWIAVSHLRFGPSEQDDRAFALAFWPDSKGFTPKTLHRLLKGDDPALKSLEDFRHVSIAGRGFYALDFLLYDKRFVETPARHYCDLVKLITADITHNVEAILADWQTDYATRITEPGNDIYRDKAEAVQQIYTALKTGLEFTAQTRLGRPMGSFKKPRPRRAEAWRSGRSLRNVQMAIESTRELAMILSDGDADIDGRFANALKLAEDLNDPTFSTVATIQGRIRVEALQVAITQILEYLDVYLAQKLGIGAGFNSLDGD; translated from the coding sequence ATGCTGAAATACTGCCTCGCCCTTTTTGCCTTGTTGATGGGTGCAAGCCCCACATTTGCCGCGACCCCGACAGAGGAGGTGGACCTTGAGGCGATTGTTCAGGCGCATATCATTCCGCGCTATGAAACGTTGCTCGAACGCGCCGAGGCGCTCGAACAGACCGCCAAAAATGCATGCGGGACCAATCAAGAACAAGTCAGGGATGCCTATCACACGGCCTTTGATGCCTGGATTGCTGTGAGCCATTTGCGCTTTGGTCCCTCAGAGCAGGATGATCGTGCCTTCGCGCTGGCTTTCTGGCCCGACAGCAAGGGCTTCACGCCCAAAACCCTGCACCGGCTTTTGAAGGGCGATGATCCGGCGTTGAAGAGCCTTGAAGACTTCCGTCATGTCTCGATTGCGGGGCGGGGTTTCTATGCGCTCGATTTCCTGCTTTATGACAAGCGCTTTGTTGAGACACCCGCCAGGCATTATTGCGATCTCGTCAAGCTGATCACCGCCGACATCACACACAATGTCGAGGCGATATTGGCGGACTGGCAGACCGATTACGCCACGCGCATCACCGAACCGGGCAACGACATCTACCGCGACAAGGCCGAGGCAGTGCAGCAGATCTACACCGCGCTCAAGACCGGCCTTGAATTCACCGCGCAGACCCGGCTTGGCCGCCCGATGGGCAGCTTCAAAAAGCCCCGCCCGCGCCGTGCTGAAGCCTGGCGCTCGGGGCGCTCGCTGCGCAATGTTCAAATGGCGATCGAGTCCACCCGTGAACTGGCGATGATCCTTTCGGACGGCGATGCTGATATCGATGGCCGTTTTGCCAATGCCCTGAAGTTGGCCGAAGACCTCAACGACCCAACCTTTTCCACCGTAGCCACCATTCAGGGGCGTATCCGGGTCGAAGCGTTGCAGGTGGCCATAACCCAGATTCTTGAATATCTGGACGTGTATCTAGCCCAGAAGCTCGGCATTGGCGCTGGTTTCAACTCACTGGATGGAGACTGA
- a CDS encoding ABC transporter substrate-binding protein, with the protein MIALLIISWITPIHAASVNGTLFPALDPANETGTVTIYSSLDTNLSMPLLEAFRAANPDIAISYVEMLTQDVYERVTTESDRSGATADLTISSAMDLQIKLANDGYAQPVVVPQKDLWPNWASWRNTAFALTFEPAVIVYHKPTFANTEPPHSRVELTKLLREQGDIYFGRVATYDIERAGLGYMFLAMDEKHDRNLWDLVSAMGSAGVKLYSNSSAILQRVAQGQFALGYNILGSYANHWVESHPELGIILPTDYTLVMSRIALVPRAAREPELGKRFLTFLMSEHGQEIMSKQVRLPALHPMVSGKNTFTQMSKTHGSRLRPIAVRPSLMVYLDQVKRARIVEKWNKALKSQ; encoded by the coding sequence GTGATTGCTCTGCTGATCATCAGCTGGATAACGCCGATCCATGCCGCATCGGTGAATGGCACATTGTTTCCAGCGCTCGACCCGGCCAACGAGACGGGCACGGTAACGATCTATTCGTCGCTGGACACCAATCTTTCCATGCCGTTGCTGGAAGCCTTTCGCGCCGCCAATCCCGACATTGCCATTTCCTATGTCGAAATGCTGACGCAGGATGTCTATGAACGGGTAACCACGGAAAGCGACCGGTCGGGCGCAACCGCTGACCTGACCATTTCGTCGGCCATGGATCTTCAGATCAAGCTTGCCAATGATGGCTATGCCCAGCCTGTGGTGGTGCCACAGAAAGACCTTTGGCCCAACTGGGCGAGTTGGCGCAACACGGCCTTTGCCCTGACGTTTGAACCGGCTGTCATCGTCTATCACAAGCCAACCTTCGCCAATACCGAGCCCCCCCATTCGCGCGTGGAGTTGACCAAGCTGCTGCGCGAGCAGGGTGACATCTATTTTGGCCGTGTGGCGACTTATGACATTGAACGCGCCGGGCTCGGTTACATGTTCCTTGCCATGGATGAGAAGCACGATCGCAATCTCTGGGATCTGGTCAGTGCCATGGGCAGCGCGGGCGTCAAGCTCTATTCCAATTCATCGGCCATCCTGCAACGGGTTGCGCAGGGGCAGTTTGCATTGGGTTACAATATTCTCGGATCCTACGCCAACCACTGGGTTGAATCGCACCCCGAACTGGGCATCATCCTGCCAACAGACTATACGCTGGTCATGTCGCGCATCGCGCTGGTGCCCCGAGCCGCCCGTGAGCCGGAGCTGGGCAAACGGTTCCTGACTTTCCTGATGAGTGAGCATGGGCAGGAGATCATGTCCAAGCAGGTTCGCCTGCCAGCGCTTCATCCCATGGTCAGCGGCAAGAACACATTCACGCAGATGTCCAAGACCCATGGCAGCCGCCTAAGGCCCATTGCCGTTCGACCAAGCCTGATGGTCTATCTCGATCAGGTCAAGCGCGCCCGCATTGTTGAAAAGTGGAACAAGGCGCTGAAATCGCAGTAA
- a CDS encoding sensor histidine kinase, with amino-acid sequence MKPPASHASYSLRTRLLLWLLMPLGLISLLSLLDSYFSARQTANDAADRVLAGSVLAIAERVFVNGNGELDVDIPYVALDMLTSAAQDRVFYRIDGPDNRFVTGYRQLPVPDSPARVPALGPMQFLDSRYRLDDIRIAVHHSAASSGLKSIPFRVSVAETTVARARLTNEILLRSAFRHLILILSAGIIVWFAVTWGLKPLEKLEQAIGRRSHDDLRPIEHTVPQEVNGLVQHINAFMAGLATAIAALKHFTGNASHQIRTPLTIIRTQITVAQRAKTVEDMHDALDACNLAIGDAERMISQMMVLARVDEKASQELRKARVDLAHAAQQITMSFVPTASSAGFDLGYEGEDHLICVGDPVLIGELLKNLIDNAIKHAIGGDEITVRVTAVDGAAMSADALKAETATDHSTQDLAAMRWACLEVQDNGPGLPADALASATRFSTKSHSTKGTGLGLAIIKEIAALFDGRMSLQPDEAVSGSLIRVYFPTIPLEDET; translated from the coding sequence ATGAAGCCCCCGGCTTCCCATGCGTCCTATTCCCTGCGCACGCGGTTGCTCCTGTGGCTGCTGATGCCGCTTGGCTTGATTTCTCTCCTGTCGTTGCTCGACAGCTATTTCAGCGCCCGCCAAACCGCCAATGACGCGGCGGATCGGGTTCTGGCCGGCTCGGTTCTGGCCATTGCCGAACGGGTCTTCGTGAATGGCAATGGGGAGCTGGATGTCGACATCCCCTATGTGGCGCTCGACATGCTGACCTCTGCTGCGCAGGACCGGGTCTTCTACCGCATCGATGGACCGGACAATCGGTTCGTGACCGGCTATCGACAGTTGCCGGTGCCCGACAGCCCTGCCAGAGTGCCAGCCCTTGGGCCCATGCAGTTTCTTGATTCCCGTTATCGCCTTGATGACATCCGCATCGCTGTGCATCATTCCGCCGCCTCCTCGGGACTGAAGTCGATTCCCTTCCGGGTCAGTGTGGCGGAAACCACCGTGGCACGAGCCCGGCTGACCAATGAAATCCTGCTCAGAAGTGCCTTTCGGCATCTGATCCTGATCCTGTCGGCTGGCATCATCGTCTGGTTTGCTGTGACATGGGGCCTGAAGCCTCTGGAAAAGCTGGAACAGGCCATTGGCCGGCGCAGTCACGATGACTTGCGCCCCATCGAGCATACCGTGCCGCAAGAGGTGAATGGCCTCGTCCAGCATATCAATGCCTTCATGGCCGGGCTGGCTACGGCGATTGCAGCCCTCAAGCATTTTACCGGCAATGCCAGTCACCAGATCCGGACGCCATTGACCATCATCCGCACCCAGATCACGGTGGCCCAGCGGGCCAAGACCGTCGAAGACATGCATGACGCCCTCGATGCCTGCAATCTGGCGATCGGCGACGCAGAGCGGATGATTTCGCAAATGATGGTGCTGGCACGGGTCGATGAGAAAGCCTCGCAGGAACTGCGCAAGGCACGGGTCGATCTGGCCCATGCGGCACAGCAAATTACCATGTCTTTCGTGCCGACGGCCAGTTCCGCAGGCTTTGATCTGGGGTATGAGGGTGAGGATCACTTGATCTGTGTCGGCGACCCGGTGCTGATCGGGGAGCTGCTGAAAAATCTCATCGACAATGCCATCAAGCATGCCATTGGCGGCGACGAAATCACCGTGCGGGTGACCGCTGTCGATGGAGCGGCCATGTCGGCGGATGCTTTGAAAGCCGAGACGGCCACTGACCATAGCACCCAGGACCTTGCAGCCATGCGCTGGGCTTGCCTTGAAGTGCAGGATAATGGTCCGGGCTTGCCAGCAGATGCGCTGGCCAGTGCAACCCGCTTTTCAACCAAGTCACACAGCACCAAGGGGACCGGGCTGGGGCTGGCCATTATCAAGGAAATTGCCGCGCTGTTCGATGGGCGAATGAGCCTGCAGCCTGATGAAGCGGTCAGCGGCAGTCTGATCAGGGTCTATTTCCCAACCATCCCGCTGGAGGACGAGACCTGA
- a CDS encoding ABC transporter ATP-binding protein, with the protein MTLELKGITKQVDGRLHIKETSLRLEPGHFNVLLGETGAGKTSLIKLMAGLDRCASGTIEMDGVDVTKQTTQQRTISLVHQFFVNYPHMSVFENIASPLKVAGMAKSEIEGRVEEAADLLQLRPMLHRRPHELSGGQQQRTALARAIAKESKAVFLDEPLANLDYKLREELRAQLPELFAGRGAVVVYATSEPEEALLLGGYTALMEDGRVTQFGKTAEVYRDPHDLVSADVFSDPPINAARITKQGSEIRLNGHVTWQASGPSADLADGDYEIAIRPHHVSPVRRGDHHVAMTGTVLVTELSGSESSAHFRLGDRSWVSLAHGVHPYKVGDDHVFYMDPADCFYFHPDGQRAR; encoded by the coding sequence ATGACGCTAGAACTCAAAGGCATCACCAAGCAGGTCGATGGACGCCTCCATATCAAGGAGACCTCGCTGCGCCTTGAGCCGGGACATTTCAATGTTCTGCTCGGCGAAACCGGAGCGGGCAAAACCTCGCTCATCAAGCTGATGGCGGGGCTGGATCGCTGCGCCTCTGGCACCATCGAGATGGACGGGGTGGATGTCACCAAACAGACCACCCAGCAGCGGACCATTTCGCTGGTCCACCAGTTCTTCGTCAACTATCCGCATATGTCCGTGTTCGAAAACATCGCCTCGCCGCTGAAGGTGGCAGGCATGGCCAAGTCGGAAATCGAAGGCCGTGTCGAGGAAGCTGCCGATTTGTTGCAACTGCGCCCGATGCTCCATCGCCGCCCACACGAACTGTCCGGCGGCCAGCAGCAGCGCACAGCGCTTGCCCGTGCCATCGCCAAGGAAAGCAAGGCCGTGTTCCTCGATGAACCTCTGGCCAACCTCGACTACAAGCTGCGTGAAGAGCTGCGTGCCCAGTTGCCCGAGCTGTTTGCCGGGCGCGGAGCCGTGGTGGTCTATGCTACCTCCGAGCCGGAAGAAGCCCTGTTGTTGGGCGGCTATACCGCCCTGATGGAAGATGGCCGTGTCACCCAGTTTGGCAAAACCGCTGAAGTCTATCGAGATCCTCATGATCTGGTCTCTGCCGATGTTTTTTCCGATCCGCCGATCAATGCAGCCCGGATCACCAAACAGGGCAGCGAAATCCGCCTCAATGGCCATGTCACTTGGCAGGCCTCCGGTCCGTCGGCCGATCTCGCCGACGGCGATTATGAAATCGCTATCCGCCCCCATCATGTCAGCCCGGTGCGCCGGGGCGATCATCATGTGGCCATGACCGGCACCGTTCTGGTGACCGAGCTGAGTGGTTCGGAGTCGAGCGCCCATTTTCGCTTGGGCGATCGTTCCTGGGTGTCGCTGGCCCACGGGGTCCATCCCTACAAGGTCGGGGACGACCATGTCTTCTACATGGACCCGGCGGACTGCTTCTATTTCCACCCGGACGGACAAAGGGCGCGCTGA
- a CDS encoding AbrB family transcriptional regulator — protein sequence MIKQTSLTLGIGAVGGFLASLAGFPAPYLTGSAILVTVACLSGFVLDIPHLLRNICFTIIGLSMGSGVTPEVIDTISLWPLASVILVVSLLATFFGSRSMLNRLWGFDMRSATLASSPGHLSFILGLSSQKNVDLPSISIIQSIRVMALTVVVPFAVMMLGLGHIGSSAPRPIMPLFSLLALAPAAAVIGLGLLRIRFPAAFLLGGMVASTSVHVSGVVEGQMPPWLTMIAFAVMGAIIGSRFSNVTLEQLRRAAGAGLAAMALASLMAVAGGALAAWLLDMPLAQLLIAFAPGGLEAMAAMAVIMDVDTTFVAAQHVFRLLMLTFLAPAVLMWEDKVHPEPDDSEK from the coding sequence ATGATCAAGCAAACAAGTCTGACCCTCGGCATTGGAGCTGTGGGTGGCTTTCTTGCGTCTCTGGCAGGCTTTCCTGCTCCCTATCTGACCGGTTCCGCCATCCTTGTCACTGTCGCCTGCCTGTCCGGCTTTGTTCTCGACATCCCCCACCTGTTGCGCAACATTTGCTTCACCATCATCGGCTTGTCCATGGGCTCCGGAGTGACCCCGGAAGTGATCGACACGATCAGCCTCTGGCCGTTGGCTTCGGTCATTCTGGTCGTCTCATTGCTGGCGACCTTTTTTGGCAGCCGCTCCATGCTCAATCGGCTCTGGGGCTTTGACATGCGTTCGGCAACTTTGGCGTCATCGCCCGGGCATCTGAGCTTCATTCTGGGCCTTTCCAGCCAGAAAAATGTCGATCTTCCGTCGATTTCGATCATTCAGTCGATCCGGGTGATGGCCTTGACCGTGGTGGTCCCGTTTGCGGTGATGATGCTTGGGTTGGGGCATATCGGCAGTTCGGCCCCGCGCCCGATCATGCCCTTGTTCTCGCTTTTGGCCCTTGCTCCGGCCGCCGCAGTGATCGGTCTGGGCCTGTTGCGGATCCGGTTTCCCGCCGCCTTTCTGCTTGGCGGCATGGTGGCTTCGACCAGCGTCCATGTCAGTGGTGTCGTCGAAGGCCAGATGCCCCCATGGCTGACCATGATCGCCTTCGCCGTCATGGGGGCGATCATCGGTAGTCGTTTTTCCAATGTCACCCTGGAGCAGTTGCGACGGGCAGCGGGCGCCGGTCTGGCGGCCATGGCTCTCGCCTCGTTGATGGCGGTCGCCGGGGGAGCGCTTGCTGCATGGTTGCTCGATATGCCCTTGGCGCAATTGCTGATTGCCTTTGCTCCGGGCGGACTGGAAGCCATGGCAGCCATGGCGGTGATCATGGATGTCGACACCACCTTTGTTGCTGCGCAGCATGTCTTTCGTCTGTTGATGCTGACTTTCCTCGCGCCGGCCGTGTTGATGTGGGAGGACAAGGTTCATCCCGAGCCAGACGATTCTGAAAAATAG
- a CDS encoding DUF1513 domain-containing protein, with the protein MTNRRSFMAGMAAVGLCPTLTWASIGPTSYISAARKNNGAYALFGLNHEGGISFEVPLPDRGHAAAAHPRQPEIVGFARRPGRFALVVDCVDGLIRQVLEPPRGRHFYGHGTYTTDGKILFTSENDFENSNGMIGVWSVDRWYERIGEFPSNGIGPHDVKLMPDGKHLVVANGGIETHPDSGRQKLNIPVMEPNLTYMTLKGDVTDQLVLPRRMHKNSIRHLGVGSDGQVAFGMQWQGDVHSSPALIGLHKPGQTPRLLEVPDHLHQRLKGYIGSIAYSAESGLVAATSPRGNLLLLMDARTGHLVEAIEETDVCGVALRGTELIRSAGTGEICVSSEGDRVSRESYSHQWDNHLVPLA; encoded by the coding sequence ATGACCAACCGCCGCTCTTTCATGGCTGGCATGGCAGCGGTCGGCCTGTGTCCGACCCTCACTTGGGCCAGCATTGGTCCGACATCCTATATTTCCGCTGCCAGAAAGAACAATGGCGCTTATGCGTTGTTTGGTTTGAACCATGAAGGAGGCATTTCCTTCGAGGTGCCGTTGCCGGATCGTGGCCATGCGGCAGCCGCCCATCCCAGACAGCCGGAAATTGTTGGTTTTGCGCGTCGGCCAGGTCGATTTGCCCTGGTTGTCGATTGTGTGGATGGCCTGATCCGTCAGGTGCTGGAACCCCCAAGAGGGCGGCATTTCTATGGCCATGGTACCTACACAACGGACGGCAAAATTCTCTTCACCAGCGAAAACGACTTCGAAAACTCGAACGGCATGATTGGCGTCTGGAGCGTGGATCGCTGGTATGAACGCATTGGCGAGTTTCCATCCAATGGCATCGGCCCCCACGATGTCAAACTGATGCCCGACGGCAAGCATCTGGTTGTTGCCAATGGCGGCATCGAAACCCATCCGGACAGCGGCAGACAGAAGCTCAACATCCCGGTGATGGAACCCAATCTGACCTATATGACCCTAAAAGGTGACGTAACCGATCAGCTTGTCTTGCCGCGCCGGATGCACAAAAATTCCATCCGTCATCTTGGCGTCGGCTCGGACGGGCAGGTGGCTTTCGGGATGCAATGGCAAGGAGATGTCCATAGCAGCCCGGCCCTGATCGGCCTGCATAAGCCGGGGCAGACGCCGCGTCTTCTGGAGGTGCCAGACCATCTGCACCAGCGCCTCAAAGGCTATATTGGCAGCATCGCCTATTCGGCCGAAAGTGGTCTGGTTGCAGCTACATCGCCGCGTGGTAACCTGTTGTTGTTGATGGATGCCCGCACCGGCCATCTGGTCGAAGCGATCGAGGAAACCGATGTCTGCGGGGTGGCACTTCGTGGCACGGAGCTGATCCGTTCCGCTGGCACTGGCGAGATTTGTGTCAGCTCGGAGGGTGACAGGGTCAGTCGCGAGAGCTACAGCCATCAATGGGACAACCATCTGGTGCCCCTTGCTTGA
- a CDS encoding ABC transporter substrate-binding protein — MRNILLSAVALSAMIATSSAVQADSAAAKKWIDSEFQPSVLTKDEQMKEMDWFIKAAEPFKGMEINVLSEGIPTHSYESEVLTKAFEEITGIKVNHQILGEGEVVQAVQTQMQTKRNLYDAYVNDSDLIGTHSRLQLAYNLTKFMQGDAKDVTNPGLDLGDFMGTQFTTGPDGDLYQLPDQQFANLYWFRKDWFDNPDIQAKFKAKYGYDLGVPVNWSAYEDIAEFFSNDVKEIDGVQIYGHMDYGKRAPDLGWRMTDAWLSMAGAGSKGEPNGVPIDEWGIRMEKGSCNPAGASVTRGGAANGPAAVYAIRKWDEWLRNYAPPGAASYDFYQSLPALSQGNVAQQIFWYTAFTADMVKPKSEGNNTVDDAGNPLWRMAPSPHGPYWEKGQKVGYQDVGSWTILKSTPVDRAKAAWLYAQFVVSKTVDVKKSHVGLTFIRDSSVNHESFSERSQKLGGLVEFYRSPDRTAWSPTGINVPDYPKLAQLWWQNIGDVNSGAFTPQEAMDRLAGEMDQVMARMQVADERANVYGGCGPRLNEEKDADWWYQNGGAKPKLDNEKPQGETVNYDDLVARWNAN, encoded by the coding sequence ATGCGGAATATTCTGCTATCGGCAGTGGCCCTTTCGGCCATGATTGCCACATCCTCTGCCGTTCAGGCAGACAGCGCTGCCGCCAAGAAATGGATCGATTCCGAATTCCAGCCATCCGTTCTGACGAAAGACGAACAGATGAAGGAAATGGACTGGTTCATCAAGGCAGCCGAACCATTCAAGGGCATGGAGATCAACGTCCTGTCCGAAGGCATTCCGACCCATTCCTACGAGTCGGAAGTGCTGACCAAGGCCTTTGAGGAAATCACCGGGATCAAGGTCAACCACCAGATCCTTGGGGAAGGGGAAGTGGTACAGGCCGTCCAGACGCAGATGCAGACCAAGCGCAATCTGTATGACGCCTATGTCAACGATTCCGATTTGATCGGCACCCATTCCCGCCTGCAGCTGGCCTACAATCTGACCAAATTCATGCAAGGCGACGCCAAGGATGTGACCAACCCGGGTCTCGATCTTGGGGACTTTATGGGCACCCAGTTCACCACTGGCCCGGATGGCGACCTTTACCAGCTGCCAGACCAGCAATTTGCCAACCTCTATTGGTTCCGCAAGGACTGGTTCGACAATCCCGACATTCAGGCCAAGTTCAAGGCGAAATATGGCTATGATCTGGGTGTGCCGGTTAACTGGTCCGCTTATGAAGACATTGCCGAATTCTTCTCCAATGACGTCAAGGAAATTGACGGTGTCCAGATCTATGGCCACATGGATTATGGCAAGCGTGCGCCGGACCTTGGTTGGCGCATGACCGATGCCTGGCTGTCGATGGCCGGTGCTGGCTCCAAAGGCGAGCCGAACGGTGTGCCGATCGATGAATGGGGCATCCGCATGGAAAAAGGCTCCTGTAACCCGGCCGGTGCCTCTGTCACCCGTGGCGGTGCTGCCAACGGTCCTGCTGCTGTCTATGCCATCCGCAAATGGGACGAATGGCTGCGCAATTATGCCCCTCCGGGTGCCGCTTCCTACGACTTCTACCAGTCCCTGCCAGCGCTCAGCCAAGGCAACGTCGCCCAGCAGATCTTCTGGTACACCGCTTTCACCGCCGACATGGTGAAGCCGAAGTCCGAAGGCAACAACACCGTGGATGATGCGGGCAATCCATTGTGGCGCATGGCGCCAAGCCCTCATGGCCCTTATTGGGAAAAAGGCCAGAAGGTTGGCTATCAGGATGTGGGTTCTTGGACGATCCTCAAATCCACCCCTGTTGATCGCGCCAAAGCCGCTTGGCTCTATGCCCAGTTCGTGGTCTCCAAGACCGTTGACGTGAAAAAGTCCCACGTTGGTCTGACCTTCATCCGTGACAGCTCGGTCAATCATGAGAGCTTCTCCGAGCGGTCTCAGAAACTGGGTGGTCTCGTCGAGTTCTACCGCTCGCCGGATCGTACTGCATGGTCGCCAACCGGCATCAACGTGCCTGATTATCCAAAATTGGCCCAGTTGTGGTGGCAAAATATCGGGGACGTGAACTCCGGTGCCTTCACCCCACAGGAAGCCATGGATCGTCTGGCCGGTGAAATGGATCAGGTCATGGCCCGCATGCAGGTCGCAGACGAACGCGCCAATGTCTATGGCGGCTGTGGTCCGCGTCTGAATGAAGAGAAAGACGCCGATTGGTGGTACCAGAATGGCGGCGCCAAGCCGAAACTGGACAATGAGAAGCCGCAGGGCGAGACCGTCAATTATGACGATCTGGTTGCACGGTGGAACGCCAACTAA
- a CDS encoding di-heme oxidoredictase family protein codes for MTRFLILAAAVCLAETAWADPLSPADRTVPAIYDAINDDPHLDLVPRTKAERARIRAVTAYPSDFSKPQPFERMSAGAATVEAKSDERAFAQPSGNMDFDKTLDFELGNSLFEKLWVSSPSSTKASDGLGPLYNARSCGRCHINDGRGHPPQSDEDSAVSMLLRVSVPAASHPLQDKIPGYHAYGPDPTYGYQLQDFSAVGHGAEFQLKVSYEEKKVALNGGETATLQMPTYQVTGLGYGPLHKGAMLSPRVAPAMIGLGLLEAIPAADILALADPDDRDEDGISGRPNRVWSVEHGRPMLGRFGLKAGMPTVRQQAADAFSGDIGISTPLFQNPWGDCTTHQARCRTAIHGDGDARHWEVDETGLDLVTFYSRNLAVPARRHVDDPEVLRGKMLFHQTGCVACHRPAFVTHRLADRAEQSFQLIWPYSDLLLHDMGDGLADNRPEAVANGREWRTPPLWGLGLSEQVTGKASYLHDGRARTLLEAVLWHGGEAQNQRDAVVAMEPDQRQDLIRFLTSL; via the coding sequence ATGACCCGATTTCTGATCCTCGCCGCCGCAGTCTGCCTTGCAGAGACAGCGTGGGCGGATCCCCTCAGCCCAGCAGACCGGACCGTCCCGGCCATCTATGACGCCATCAACGACGATCCCCACCTTGATCTGGTGCCCCGGACCAAGGCCGAGCGTGCCCGCATCAGGGCGGTGACTGCATACCCGTCTGATTTCTCAAAGCCTCAGCCCTTCGAGCGGATGTCCGCAGGGGCGGCCACAGTCGAAGCGAAGTCGGATGAGCGGGCTTTTGCGCAGCCCTCTGGCAACATGGACTTTGACAAGACCCTCGATTTCGAGCTTGGCAACAGCCTGTTTGAGAAGTTATGGGTCTCCTCTCCCTCCTCCACCAAAGCCTCCGATGGTCTCGGCCCGCTTTACAATGCCCGCTCCTGTGGCCGGTGCCACATCAATGACGGGCGTGGCCATCCACCACAGAGCGATGAAGACAGTGCGGTCTCGATGCTGCTGCGGGTTTCGGTGCCTGCTGCCTCGCATCCCTTGCAGGACAAGATACCCGGCTATCACGCCTATGGCCCCGATCCAACCTATGGCTACCAGCTGCAGGATTTCAGTGCCGTCGGCCACGGGGCCGAATTTCAGCTCAAAGTGAGCTATGAGGAAAAAAAGGTTGCGCTCAATGGCGGTGAGACTGCGACCCTGCAAATGCCGACCTACCAGGTGACAGGACTGGGCTATGGGCCGCTGCACAAGGGTGCAATGCTCAGCCCACGCGTTGCCCCGGCGATGATCGGGCTAGGCCTGCTCGAAGCCATTCCCGCAGCCGATATTCTGGCCTTGGCCGACCCGGATGATCGCGATGAAGATGGTATTTCAGGTCGACCCAATCGTGTCTGGTCGGTTGAACATGGCCGTCCGATGCTTGGTCGTTTCGGTCTCAAGGCTGGCATGCCCACCGTCCGCCAACAGGCAGCCGATGCCTTTTCCGGTGATATCGGCATCTCGACGCCACTCTTTCAAAATCCGTGGGGCGATTGCACGACCCATCAGGCCCGGTGTCGCACGGCAATCCATGGGGACGGCGATGCGCGCCATTGGGAGGTGGATGAGACCGGCCTTGATCTGGTGACCTTTTATAGCCGTAATCTGGCGGTGCCTGCGCGCAGGCATGTTGATGACCCCGAGGTGCTCCGGGGCAAGATGCTGTTTCATCAGACCGGCTGTGTCGCCTGCCATCGCCCCGCCTTTGTCACCCATCGCTTGGCGGACCGCGCCGAGCAATCCTTCCAGCTGATCTGGCCCTATAGCGACCTTTTGCTCCATGACATGGGGGACGGCTTGGCCGACAATCGTCCCGAAGCGGTTGCCAATGGCCGCGAGTGGCGCACCCCGCCGCTCTGGGGGCTGGGGTTGAGCGAACAGGTAACCGGTAAGGCTAGCTATTTGCATGATGGCCGTGCCCGCACGCTGCTTGAAGCGGTTTTGTGGCATGGGGGCGAAGCGCAAAACCAGCGCGACGCCGTGGTTGCCATGGAACCGGACCAAAGACAGGACCTGATCCGTTTTTTGACAAGTCTGTAA